One genomic region from Knoellia sp. p5-6-4 encodes:
- a CDS encoding aldolase, giving the protein MTSSTPAPATTGLAQLARPSGGFAMLAVDQREAMRAMFAEHQDTPVTDEQLRHFKVAATRILSPYASAVLVDKQFAFDAVVEAAAVDPSCGLIAAADHFIAGNGEFVTDVVIDEAVDPAQVRGQGAVAMKLLVIHRPDDDPAVRVDMVRRFVARCHDAGLVSIIEPVAKAPRDGRDWDWDACVIEAARELGDLGADLYKAEVPLKGQGEEAEIRRRCAQITEAVSSPWVVLSSGVPAELFPRAVELACAEGASGFLAGRAVWASVIGSDDVERDLREVSVPRLQRLAELVDAGVAR; this is encoded by the coding sequence CAAGACCGAGCGGCGGCTTCGCCATGCTCGCCGTCGACCAGCGCGAGGCCATGCGGGCCATGTTCGCCGAGCACCAGGACACCCCGGTGACCGACGAGCAGCTGCGCCACTTCAAGGTGGCCGCCACCCGCATCCTCAGCCCCTACGCGTCTGCCGTCCTCGTGGACAAGCAGTTCGCCTTCGATGCCGTGGTCGAGGCCGCCGCGGTCGACCCCTCCTGTGGGCTCATCGCCGCCGCCGACCACTTCATCGCCGGCAACGGCGAGTTCGTGACCGACGTCGTCATCGACGAGGCGGTCGACCCCGCGCAGGTGCGCGGCCAGGGAGCCGTCGCGATGAAGCTGCTCGTCATCCACCGTCCCGACGACGACCCGGCCGTGCGGGTGGACATGGTGCGCCGGTTCGTGGCGCGCTGCCACGATGCCGGCCTGGTCAGCATCATCGAGCCGGTCGCCAAGGCGCCGCGTGACGGCCGGGACTGGGACTGGGACGCCTGCGTCATCGAGGCGGCCCGCGAGCTCGGCGACCTCGGCGCCGACCTGTACAAGGCGGAGGTGCCGCTGAAGGGGCAGGGCGAGGAGGCGGAGATCCGCCGCCGCTGCGCCCAGATCACCGAGGCCGTGTCCTCGCCGTGGGTCGTGCTCTCCTCCGGCGTGCCTGCCGAGCTCTTCCCCCGCGCCGTGGAGCTCGCCTGCGCCGAGGGCGCCTCGGGCTTCCTCGCCGGCCGGGCCGTGTGGGCCTCGGTCATCGGCAGCGACGACGTGGAGAGGGACCTCCGCGAGGTCTCCGTCCCCCGGCTCCAGCGTCTGGCCGAGCTCGTCGACGCGGGGGTGGCCCGATGA
- a CDS encoding carbohydrate ABC transporter permease → MTYSLTRRTVLLVYALLVLVPLVVVVAGSFKTTQELFASPFGPPSSLDTANYRAVLGEAGLGVAFRNSAIVTACSVPLTLFVGSLAAYGIARIPGWKGGLVYGFLILGMAVPAQANMIPQYVLFDLLGLTNSLVGLVLVNIVVTLPIAVFIMTGFLKTLPREMFEATAIDGSGPWRTYRSIVLPLSVPSLAATAIFLFVMHWNDLLYPLLFIQEPSKQTLPVALLSFQGEFLTDFPLLFTGVVVASAPIVLAYVFLQRYFVAGITAGSVKG, encoded by the coding sequence ATGACCTACTCCCTCACACGCCGCACCGTGCTCCTCGTCTACGCCCTGCTGGTGCTCGTCCCGCTGGTCGTCGTGGTGGCCGGCAGCTTCAAGACGACGCAGGAGCTGTTCGCCTCGCCGTTCGGCCCGCCGTCCTCGCTCGACACCGCCAACTACCGCGCCGTCCTCGGTGAGGCGGGCCTCGGGGTGGCGTTCCGCAACAGCGCCATCGTCACCGCCTGCTCGGTGCCGCTGACGCTCTTCGTCGGCAGCCTGGCCGCCTACGGCATCGCGCGGATCCCCGGGTGGAAGGGGGGCCTGGTCTACGGCTTCCTCATCCTCGGGATGGCGGTGCCGGCCCAGGCGAACATGATCCCGCAGTACGTGCTCTTCGACCTGCTCGGCCTGACCAACAGCCTCGTCGGGCTCGTGCTCGTCAACATCGTCGTGACCCTGCCGATCGCGGTGTTCATCATGACCGGGTTCCTCAAGACCCTGCCGCGGGAGATGTTCGAGGCCACGGCGATCGACGGGTCGGGGCCGTGGCGCACTTACCGCTCGATCGTGCTGCCGCTGTCGGTGCCCTCGCTCGCGGCGACCGCGATCTTCCTGTTCGTCATGCACTGGAACGACCTGCTGTACCCGCTGCTGTTCATCCAGGAGCCGTCGAAGCAGACCCTCCCCGTGGCGCTGCTGTCGTTCCAGGGCGAGTTCCTGACCGACTTCCCGCTGCTGTTCACCGGCGTGGTCGTGGCCTCGGCGCCGATCGTGCTCGCCTACGTGTTCCTGCAGCGCTACTTCGTGGCCGGCATCACGGCCGGCTCGGTGAAGGGATAG
- a CDS encoding sugar ABC transporter permease: MTLTSQRSRTPDQSATSARPPRTRIGFGPRRPSRVDRPHPALFLFPLPALALYVVFFAIPTIEAVRYAVTDWDGFSADYNDVGVSNFTTIATADSLFHNALFNNIKFMLVVVVFQTLLSLMLAVFLVKNTRSSVFLRSVYFFPTILSSVSVAFIWKFVYDPNYGLANGVLGAVGLDGLKSSYLGDDSKAIYFVAATQVWFHVGQMMVIYVAGLQQIPAELYESAEVDGASRWQLFRHVTWPMVAPATAIVIAYTTVQSFKAFDLILGLGGNPPKPSLDILSTRIYAGFANSEFGYAAAESIVFMLVIALVTWLQRRAVRLSQGAA, translated from the coding sequence ATGACCCTCACGTCGCAGCGGAGCCGTACGCCGGACCAGTCCGCCACGTCGGCCCGGCCGCCGCGGACCCGCATCGGGTTCGGGCCTCGTCGCCCGTCCCGGGTGGACCGTCCCCACCCGGCGCTGTTCCTCTTCCCCCTGCCGGCGCTGGCGCTCTACGTCGTGTTCTTCGCGATCCCCACCATCGAGGCGGTGCGCTACGCCGTCACGGACTGGGACGGCTTCAGCGCGGACTACAACGACGTCGGGGTCTCGAACTTCACCACCATCGCCACCGCCGACAGCCTCTTCCACAACGCCCTGTTCAACAACATCAAGTTCATGCTCGTGGTGGTGGTCTTCCAGACCCTGCTGTCGCTGATGCTGGCCGTCTTCCTCGTGAAGAACACCAGGTCGTCGGTCTTCCTCCGCTCGGTCTACTTCTTCCCCACGATCCTCAGCTCGGTGTCGGTGGCCTTCATCTGGAAGTTCGTCTACGACCCGAACTACGGCCTGGCCAACGGCGTGCTGGGCGCGGTCGGCCTCGATGGCCTCAAGAGCTCCTACCTCGGCGACGACAGCAAGGCCATCTACTTCGTCGCAGCCACGCAGGTGTGGTTCCACGTCGGTCAGATGATGGTCATCTACGTCGCCGGCCTCCAGCAGATCCCCGCCGAGCTCTACGAGTCGGCCGAGGTCGACGGCGCGTCCCGGTGGCAGCTCTTCCGGCACGTCACCTGGCCGATGGTCGCTCCGGCGACCGCGATCGTCATCGCCTACACGACGGTGCAGAGCTTCAAGGCCTTCGACCTCATCCTCGGGCTCGGCGGCAACCCGCCCAAGCCCTCCCTCGACATCCTCTCCACCCGCATCTACGCCGGCTTCGCCAACTCGGAGTTCGGCTACGCAGCGGCGGAGTCGATCGTCTTCATGCTCGTGATCGCCCTCGTCACCTGGCTCCAGCGACGGGCAGTGCGCCTGTCGCAGGGCGCGGCCTAG
- a CDS encoding extracellular solute-binding protein has protein sequence MTPEQSRAVFGRRQILRGAAILSAGAAAAACAGPGTVRGGSRGPASQATAPAPIGTAKVSGDLSFAHWRAEDKAVFDKIIAGFSKANPGTTVRQDISPSNDYQSTALQKIKGGAIGDAFTAFRGAQFVDMAKAGLFLDLSAQTFADGYLPKMARGGKDANGRQLGLPYQLVFNMPIFNVDLFERAGASEIPQDWDGFLALCEQLKGRGVVPLAWPGGEPANAGQLFNSMVMNNQPNDTSCADIEAGKAKVTDDWFITTLKQYAQLRPFVEPKATGTTSEPLQQMFATGKAAMLATGSFHMAPVRKLGAKFPIDLIAPITVSKDKVKYVGIHNATFILGVNAASKKQEAALKFVEYLSRPEVASDYANGTGQHLTLTGVEYTSPDLKATEPWLTRNTLLAPRFQFNDLDLRAAVENACTEVLGGKDPEQAAEAAQRVVDQRRRS, from the coding sequence ATGACACCAGAGCAGAGCAGAGCAGTCTTCGGTCGGCGGCAGATCCTGCGCGGGGCCGCCATCCTGAGCGCGGGAGCAGCGGCGGCCGCCTGCGCCGGTCCCGGCACGGTGAGGGGCGGGTCGCGTGGGCCGGCCAGCCAGGCCACGGCGCCGGCACCCATCGGCACCGCGAAGGTCTCCGGCGACCTGTCGTTCGCGCACTGGCGGGCCGAGGACAAGGCCGTCTTCGACAAGATCATCGCCGGCTTCTCGAAGGCCAACCCCGGCACGACCGTCCGCCAGGACATCTCGCCCTCGAACGACTACCAGAGCACCGCGCTGCAGAAGATCAAGGGCGGCGCGATCGGTGACGCCTTCACGGCCTTCCGCGGGGCGCAGTTCGTCGACATGGCCAAGGCAGGTCTCTTCCTCGACCTGAGCGCCCAGACCTTCGCCGACGGCTACCTGCCCAAGATGGCGCGGGGCGGCAAGGACGCCAACGGACGCCAGCTCGGCCTGCCCTACCAGCTCGTGTTCAACATGCCGATCTTCAACGTCGACCTCTTCGAGAGGGCCGGCGCCAGTGAGATCCCGCAGGACTGGGACGGCTTCCTCGCCCTCTGCGAGCAGCTCAAGGGCCGAGGTGTCGTCCCACTGGCCTGGCCGGGCGGCGAGCCCGCCAACGCCGGCCAGCTCTTCAACTCGATGGTCATGAACAACCAGCCGAACGACACCAGCTGCGCCGACATCGAGGCGGGCAAGGCCAAGGTCACCGACGACTGGTTCATCACCACCTTGAAGCAGTACGCCCAGCTGCGGCCCTTCGTCGAGCCGAAGGCCACCGGCACCACCTCGGAACCGCTGCAGCAGATGTTCGCCACCGGCAAGGCGGCCATGCTCGCCACCGGCTCGTTCCACATGGCTCCGGTGCGCAAGCTGGGGGCGAAGTTCCCCATCGACCTCATCGCACCCATCACCGTGTCGAAGGACAAGGTGAAGTACGTCGGCATCCACAACGCGACGTTCATCCTCGGCGTCAACGCCGCCTCGAAGAAGCAGGAGGCGGCCCTGAAGTTCGTGGAGTACCTCTCGAGGCCCGAGGTCGCGTCGGACTACGCCAACGGCACCGGCCAGCACCTCACCCTCACGGGAGTGGAGTACACCAGCCCGGACCTCAAGGCCACCGAGCCCTGGCTGACCAGGAACACCCTGCTCGCGCCGCGGTTCCAGTTCAACGACCTCGACCTGCGCGCGGCCGTCGAGAACGCCTGCACCGAGGTGCTCGGCGGCAAGGACCCGGAGCAGGCAGCGGAGGCCGCGCAGCGGGTCGTCGACCAGCGGAGGCGGTCATGA